In a single window of the Parafrankia irregularis genome:
- a CDS encoding GGDEF domain-containing protein has product MPMDESGGRVSRLWPAAFGCWACWAFALLATICVVLLPAPHDLQAVDMACTAATLVATVVLLSTARRAGANDRRWRLLVALTTFGGFLIASANSWHGIVHGADVYNEIQLVHATFLLAYLPALAGLLLLPSELVLARAGPRSLPRPHGRHWYVITVLDSALIVGSGALVAWSTLLAPVVHRTTLSRPALAIVFSSIAIGLVLVVVAALLATARRPRSLPTLILLAAGMAVMSVTMGVYLYLAAATNGVVPAAVHLGYLVSWLLMISAALVPPPPGPLPSEPSPQTGTWVFSVRAVLPYLAFGAAGAVTLTRLATGARADELDFFGLIGLLVFLVCRQLATIGENARLLSLVDSSRRELHHQAFHDPLTGVANRALFAVRLEQAVAAHVRDHRRLAVLYCDIDDFKQINDNLGHSVGDALLQVVAGRLQHGTRDTDTVARLGGDEFAVVLGGAGGDPEPVARRLGNIMRAPFHLGEHSYPVGISLGLVVSELSPGAGDHGATTVTADSLLRDADIAMYAAKRAKRGGLVVRRAGRPASDSPIQLGGQLAAALRGEPGNGTLDVVYRDVVDLRDGRVVAFDAGPCWNHPEIGRVDAGRLYRLAGRGGLARAIDTFLLQRCCEDLGHDTAYASCAGVDADVDRPAVLVPISAGRAAEPSMATEILEALAERGLPPRVVVPAFSAGAAEVGDLVAARNVLGQLRRSGVRCALTEAAGDAATLRLLRLLPIDIIRLDAALTSVDGEVPANRDAGEAAAGAGAGSRGGGEGDPTLADTIRSALVGAAIRRGLTVIAPAVRGERQEHRLAADGCQLGEGPLYDRARQGRRRHGPALV; this is encoded by the coding sequence ATGCCGATGGATGAGTCCGGTGGGCGGGTCAGCCGGCTGTGGCCGGCGGCGTTCGGGTGCTGGGCTTGCTGGGCTTTTGCCCTGCTTGCCACGATCTGCGTGGTCCTGTTGCCGGCCCCCCATGATCTTCAGGCTGTCGATATGGCCTGCACGGCGGCGACGCTGGTGGCCACCGTGGTGCTGCTGTCCACCGCGCGGCGCGCCGGTGCGAACGACCGGCGATGGCGCCTGCTGGTCGCCCTGACCACGTTCGGCGGCTTCCTGATCGCGTCGGCGAACTCCTGGCACGGCATCGTCCACGGCGCCGATGTCTACAACGAGATCCAGCTCGTCCATGCCACGTTCCTGCTCGCCTACCTGCCTGCGCTCGCCGGGCTGCTGCTCCTGCCGTCGGAGCTGGTGCTCGCCCGGGCGGGCCCGCGCAGCCTGCCGCGGCCGCATGGCCGGCACTGGTATGTGATCACCGTGCTCGACAGTGCGCTGATCGTCGGTTCCGGCGCACTCGTCGCCTGGTCGACGCTGCTGGCGCCGGTCGTCCACCGAACCACGCTGAGCAGGCCGGCCCTGGCGATCGTCTTCAGCTCCATCGCGATCGGACTGGTTCTCGTCGTGGTGGCGGCACTGCTGGCCACGGCCCGCCGGCCCCGGTCGCTGCCGACGCTGATACTGCTCGCGGCGGGCATGGCCGTCATGTCGGTGACGATGGGCGTCTACCTGTACCTGGCCGCGGCCACGAACGGAGTGGTGCCGGCGGCGGTTCACCTCGGCTACCTCGTCTCCTGGCTGCTCATGATCAGTGCGGCGCTGGTCCCGCCCCCGCCCGGACCGCTGCCGTCGGAGCCGAGCCCGCAGACCGGTACCTGGGTGTTCAGCGTGCGCGCCGTCCTGCCGTATCTCGCGTTCGGCGCGGCCGGAGCGGTCACCCTCACCCGGCTCGCCACCGGCGCGCGGGCCGATGAGCTCGACTTCTTCGGCCTGATCGGCCTGCTGGTGTTCCTCGTCTGCCGGCAGCTGGCGACGATCGGCGAGAACGCCCGCCTGCTCTCCCTGGTGGACAGCAGCCGACGCGAACTGCACCATCAGGCGTTCCACGATCCCCTCACCGGAGTGGCGAACCGGGCGCTGTTCGCCGTGCGGCTGGAACAGGCCGTCGCCGCCCACGTCCGAGACCACCGACGACTCGCGGTGCTGTACTGCGACATCGACGACTTCAAACAGATCAACGACAACCTCGGGCACTCCGTGGGCGACGCGCTGCTGCAGGTTGTCGCCGGCCGGCTCCAGCACGGGACCCGTGACACGGACACGGTCGCCCGCCTCGGCGGAGACGAGTTCGCCGTCGTCCTCGGCGGTGCGGGTGGTGATCCGGAGCCGGTGGCCCGCCGGCTCGGGAACATCATGCGGGCCCCCTTCCACCTGGGGGAGCACAGCTACCCCGTCGGGATCAGCCTCGGCCTCGTCGTCAGCGAGCTGTCCCCCGGAGCGGGCGACCACGGGGCGACAACCGTCACGGCCGACAGCCTGCTGCGGGATGCCGACATCGCCATGTACGCGGCCAAACGTGCGAAGCGGGGTGGGCTCGTCGTCAGGAGGGCCGGCAGGCCTGCCTCGGACTCCCCGATACAGCTCGGTGGTCAGCTCGCGGCGGCGTTGCGCGGCGAGCCCGGCAACGGGACGTTGGACGTCGTCTACCGCGATGTCGTGGACCTCAGGGACGGTCGCGTCGTCGCCTTCGACGCCGGACCATGCTGGAACCACCCGGAGATCGGCCGCGTCGATGCCGGTCGGCTGTACCGCCTGGCCGGCCGCGGCGGGCTCGCTCGGGCGATCGACACGTTCCTGCTCCAGCGTTGTTGCGAGGATCTCGGCCATGACACGGCGTACGCCAGCTGCGCCGGTGTGGATGCGGATGTCGACCGCCCCGCCGTGCTCGTCCCGATCTCCGCGGGCCGTGCCGCCGAGCCGTCGATGGCCACCGAGATCCTCGAGGCACTCGCCGAGCGGGGGCTCCCGCCGCGCGTGGTCGTTCCCGCGTTCAGCGCCGGGGCGGCCGAGGTCGGTGACCTCGTCGCGGCCCGGAACGTGCTCGGCCAGCTGCGCCGCAGCGGTGTCCGGTGCGCCCTCACCGAAGCGGCCGGCGACGCCGCCACACTGCGCCTGCTGCGTCTGCTGCCCATCGACATCATCCGCCTCGACGCGGCCCTCACCAGCGTGGACGGTGAGGTACCCGCCAATCGTGACGCCGGCGAAGCAGCGGCCGGCGCGGGAGCCGGAAGCCGGGGCGGTGGCGAAGGCGACCCGACGCTGGCGGACACGATCCGGTCCGCCCTGGTAGGCGCCGCCATCCGGCGTGGTCTCACCGTGATCGCCCCCGCCGTCCGCGGCGAGCGGCAGGAACACCGACTCGCCGCCGACGGCTGCCAGCTCGGGGAAGGCCCGCTCTACGACCGTGCAAGGCAAGGACGTCGAAGACACGGCCCGGCGCTCGTATAA
- a CDS encoding helix-turn-helix domain-containing protein has translation MGFVLDTADLPPGERIDAVHAAMMEASVPSHVIHENPGGDVRTRLEVWDLGAANVFVARSSGLRLLRTAKQARQDAAPVVALSVQLRADGRHEQLGHQQTVPPGALMMADLSSPYDFSWSGDGAAGCIQIPFQQVGLPIDVIRRAAVNLRDSPLYGLMTDHVAHLVREAPSLSVDPAAHLLGRGSIELARALLASAAHAEPRARDVLDETLLTQIRAYCRRHLVDPDLRPAVIAAAHNISVRHLYKICAQADVSLEQWIIGERLRGAREELRRPEHRHRTIAMVASRWGFSDPTHFTRRFRRLYGVTPREWQRQSAEQHRSGEQHRSGEQHRSGEQHRSGEQTAPRP, from the coding sequence ATGGGATTCGTGCTGGACACGGCGGACCTGCCGCCGGGGGAGCGGATCGACGCCGTCCACGCGGCGATGATGGAGGCGTCCGTCCCGTCGCACGTGATCCACGAGAACCCGGGCGGTGACGTGCGCACCCGCCTCGAGGTCTGGGATCTCGGGGCGGCGAACGTGTTCGTCGCCCGCTCCTCGGGGCTGCGCCTGCTCCGCACGGCGAAGCAGGCCAGGCAGGACGCCGCGCCGGTGGTCGCGCTGTCCGTCCAGCTGCGCGCCGACGGCCGCCATGAGCAGCTCGGGCACCAGCAGACCGTGCCGCCCGGCGCGCTGATGATGGCCGACCTGTCGTCGCCGTACGACTTCTCCTGGTCCGGTGACGGCGCGGCTGGCTGCATCCAGATCCCGTTCCAGCAGGTCGGGCTCCCGATCGACGTGATCCGTCGCGCGGCGGTCAACCTGCGCGACAGCCCGCTGTACGGCCTGATGACCGACCATGTCGCCCACCTGGTCCGGGAGGCGCCCAGCCTCAGCGTCGACCCGGCCGCGCACCTGCTCGGACGGGGAAGCATCGAGCTGGCCCGCGCCCTGCTGGCGTCCGCCGCGCACGCCGAGCCGCGCGCCCGTGACGTGCTCGACGAAACACTGCTCACCCAGATCCGGGCCTACTGCCGCCGGCATCTCGTCGACCCCGACCTGCGGCCGGCCGTGATCGCGGCCGCCCACAACATCTCCGTCCGCCACCTGTACAAGATCTGCGCCCAGGCCGACGTCAGCCTCGAACAGTGGATCATCGGTGAGCGGCTGCGGGGCGCCCGCGAGGAACTACGCCGCCCGGAGCACCGGCACCGCACCATCGCGATGGTCGCCAGCCGCTGGGGCTTCAGTGACCCCACCCATTTCACCCGCCGCTTCCGCCGCCTGTACGGCGTCACCCCGCGCGAGTGGCAGCGGCAGTCCGCGGAGCAGCACCGCTCCGGTGAGCAGCACCGCTCCGGTGAGCAGCACCGCTCCGGTGAGCAGCACCGCTCCGGGGAACAGACAGCGCCCCGACCGTGA
- a CDS encoding cytochrome P450, with the protein MTVAAGSTPLRTVDDVDLSDMSFWVRPRAEIDAAFALLRAERPLPFYPEPVFANGAIPSGAGYYAVTRHADIARISAEPGIFSSAQGATTIVDLPAEFLEFFGGMINLDAPRHHRLRRIVSRAFTPRIIAQTEADIAAIARTVVDDLVAGGPGEFVERVAARLPLEVICRMMGLPRERYADVFRCTNVILGSADADYVPEGTDIVAALLGAGAELAALLQETAAARRANPADDLTTALALAEVDGERLDNGEIASFFILLLVAGNETTRTAISHALLALTAFPAQREIWQRDIDGTTATAVEEIVRWASPVRWMRRTVTREVDVAGQRLTAGDKVLLFYSSANRDESVFTGPDRFDVRRDPNPHLGFGGHGPHFCLGAHLARREISVIWRELFARMPDIHAVGEPEWLASSFINGVKRLNCDFTAR; encoded by the coding sequence ATGACAGTGGCCGCCGGTTCGACGCCGCTACGCACGGTCGACGACGTCGACCTGTCCGACATGTCCTTCTGGGTCCGGCCGCGGGCCGAGATCGACGCGGCGTTCGCCCTGCTGCGGGCCGAGCGCCCGCTGCCGTTCTACCCGGAGCCGGTCTTCGCCAACGGCGCCATCCCCTCGGGCGCCGGCTACTATGCCGTCACCCGCCACGCCGACATCGCGCGGATCAGCGCCGAGCCGGGGATCTTCTCGTCGGCGCAGGGCGCCACGACCATCGTCGACCTGCCGGCGGAGTTCCTGGAGTTCTTCGGCGGAATGATCAACCTGGACGCACCCCGGCACCACCGGCTGCGCCGCATCGTCTCCCGGGCGTTCACGCCGCGCATCATCGCGCAGACCGAGGCCGACATCGCCGCGATCGCCCGCACCGTCGTCGACGACCTGGTCGCGGGCGGCCCGGGCGAGTTCGTCGAGCGGGTCGCCGCCCGGCTCCCGCTGGAGGTCATCTGCCGGATGATGGGCCTGCCGCGAGAGCGCTACGCCGACGTCTTCCGCTGCACGAACGTGATCCTCGGCTCCGCCGACGCGGACTACGTGCCCGAGGGCACCGACATCGTCGCCGCCCTGCTCGGCGCGGGCGCGGAGCTCGCCGCGCTGCTGCAGGAGACCGCGGCGGCGCGGCGGGCGAACCCGGCGGATGACCTCACGACCGCGCTCGCCCTCGCCGAGGTCGACGGCGAGCGGCTGGACAACGGTGAGATTGCCTCGTTCTTCATCCTGCTGCTGGTCGCCGGCAACGAGACCACGCGCACCGCGATCAGCCATGCGCTGCTCGCGTTGACGGCGTTCCCGGCCCAGCGGGAGATCTGGCAGCGTGACATCGACGGGACGACCGCGACCGCCGTCGAGGAGATCGTGCGCTGGGCGAGCCCGGTGCGCTGGATGCGCCGCACCGTCACCCGCGAGGTGGACGTCGCCGGTCAGCGGCTGACGGCCGGCGACAAGGTGCTGCTGTTCTACTCGTCGGCGAACCGCGACGAGTCCGTGTTCACCGGCCCCGACCGCTTCGACGTCCGCCGCGACCCCAACCCGCATCTGGGGTTCGGCGGCCACGGCCCGCACTTCTGCCTCGGCGCCCATCTGGCCCGCCGCGAGATCTCGGTGATCTGGCGCGAGCTGTTCGCCCGCATGCCGGACATCCACGCGGTCGGCGAACCCGAATGGCTGGCCAGCAGTTTCATCAACGGCGTCAAGCGCCTGAACTGTGACTTCACTGCCCGCTGA
- a CDS encoding PucR family transcriptional regulator, which produces MRSHNGDASPPAEPGPQPAQRQPQPVRPQPQPPRSICDRLDRALGVIAGRMVSAVIAELPPAQVVPELGHGELSGLAFAGVELFARCLREDRLPTPAELALLKPSVALSAPDEVASEAMLMAHHIGARITLEEVARLAGPGEEDDVIAVAVFLQRFLPMLIPGVGAVAATNTGHAAQRELLRELVGALLAGAPAEVLADRAGVVLGAAHVVAVLRARQPGAPDRTGRYARRLHEAFGTCFGPAVPVAVDDDGRGATALLPVDDDDSAAVIDRIPALLAAAAEALDGALVDVAVAAADRRARLPEAHEQATELLRLARALERAPGLFQLDDLLVEYQLTRPSVALPAIEHLLDGLEDKPDLQRTLRTYLALDLRRQEAATALHIHPNTLDYRLRRIAELTGADPTTARGLHLLSAGLTARAARRDP; this is translated from the coding sequence GTGAGATCTCATAACGGCGACGCGAGCCCGCCGGCCGAGCCGGGCCCGCAGCCGGCGCAGCGGCAGCCGCAGCCGGTGCGGCCGCAGCCGCAGCCGCCGCGCTCGATCTGTGACCGGCTCGACCGCGCGCTCGGCGTGATCGCCGGCCGGATGGTCTCCGCCGTGATCGCGGAACTTCCGCCCGCTCAGGTCGTCCCGGAGCTGGGGCACGGTGAGCTGTCCGGGCTCGCCTTCGCCGGCGTGGAGCTGTTCGCCCGCTGCCTGCGTGAGGACCGCCTGCCGACACCCGCGGAGCTCGCCCTGCTGAAGCCGTCGGTGGCGCTGTCCGCGCCGGACGAGGTGGCGTCCGAGGCCATGCTGATGGCGCACCACATCGGCGCGCGGATCACCCTGGAGGAGGTCGCCCGGCTCGCCGGCCCCGGCGAGGAGGACGACGTGATCGCCGTCGCCGTGTTCCTCCAGCGCTTCCTGCCCATGCTCATCCCCGGCGTCGGCGCCGTCGCCGCCACGAACACCGGTCACGCCGCGCAGCGTGAGCTGCTGCGCGAGCTGGTGGGAGCACTGCTCGCCGGTGCGCCCGCGGAAGTCCTCGCCGACCGTGCGGGGGTCGTGCTCGGCGCCGCCCACGTCGTGGCGGTGCTCCGTGCGCGCCAGCCCGGCGCCCCGGACCGGACGGGCCGCTACGCCCGGCGGCTCCACGAGGCGTTCGGTACCTGCTTCGGGCCGGCGGTCCCGGTCGCCGTGGACGACGACGGCCGCGGCGCGACGGCCCTGCTCCCGGTCGATGACGACGACAGTGCCGCCGTCATCGACCGGATACCGGCCCTGCTCGCCGCGGCCGCCGAGGCGCTCGACGGCGCCCTGGTGGATGTCGCGGTCGCGGCGGCGGATCGCCGGGCCCGATTACCCGAAGCCCACGAGCAGGCCACCGAACTGCTGCGGCTGGCCCGGGCGCTCGAACGCGCCCCGGGCCTGTTCCAGCTTGACGACCTGCTGGTCGAGTACCAGCTCACCCGGCCCAGCGTCGCGCTGCCGGCGATCGAGCACCTGCTCGACGGCCTCGAGGACAAGCCCGATCTTCAGCGCACACTGCGGACGTACCTGGCCCTCGACCTGCGCCGCCAGGAGGCGGCCACGGCGCTGCACATCCACCCGAACACCCTCGACTACCGGCTGCGCCGGATCGCCGAGCTGACCGGTGCCGACCCGACGACCGCCCGCGGCCTGCACCTGCTCTCCGCGGGCCTGACCGCCCGCGCGGCCCGCAGGGACCCCTGA
- a CDS encoding amidohydrolase family protein has product MSVISISPELPTIFDADNHYWETSDAFTRHRDPKYAERGVLVKEIDGRMRYVVGDEPHPWIPGPGDVNPRPRPGALYEYFAGRGAKADVAHMLTCEQPADHPEWYNRDARLRVMDEQGLEAIWLFPSQGVCMEGPMQPDIEAAVDIFRAFNRWLDDDWGFAYQNRIFGVPYLTLSDLDSAIRELEWAIGRGARIVTIRPGPVFTADGTKSPADPVFDPFWARVAEARLVVTAHAGFDEGHREVEDAIAHTWGYPSRRRVGKVSSLAFYEPFVDALMHERRIHDFLAALVCHGLFERHPGVRFASIENGGTWVPSLLRVLQRLHSQNPGMFSRSPVDQFHENVWVSPFVEETVAELARSVPVERIIFGSDWPHAEGVAEPKDFLANVTDFSAADQRRIMAENARELTFG; this is encoded by the coding sequence ATGAGCGTGATCAGCATCAGTCCGGAACTGCCAACGATCTTCGACGCCGACAACCACTACTGGGAGACGAGCGACGCCTTCACCCGCCACCGCGACCCGAAGTACGCCGAGCGCGGCGTACTGGTGAAGGAGATCGACGGGCGGATGCGCTACGTCGTCGGCGACGAGCCGCATCCCTGGATTCCCGGCCCCGGTGATGTCAACCCGCGGCCGCGGCCCGGCGCGCTGTACGAGTACTTCGCCGGCCGGGGCGCCAAGGCCGATGTGGCGCACATGCTCACCTGTGAACAGCCGGCCGATCATCCGGAGTGGTACAACCGGGACGCCCGCCTGCGGGTCATGGACGAGCAGGGCCTGGAGGCGATCTGGCTGTTCCCCTCCCAGGGCGTGTGCATGGAAGGCCCGATGCAGCCTGACATCGAGGCTGCGGTGGACATCTTCCGTGCCTTCAACCGCTGGCTGGACGACGACTGGGGCTTCGCCTACCAGAACCGGATCTTCGGCGTTCCCTACCTGACCCTGTCCGACCTGGACAGCGCGATCCGGGAACTCGAATGGGCGATCGGGCGCGGCGCGCGCATCGTCACGATCCGGCCTGGGCCGGTCTTCACCGCCGACGGGACGAAGTCGCCCGCCGACCCGGTTTTCGACCCGTTCTGGGCACGTGTCGCCGAGGCCCGGCTGGTGGTGACGGCGCACGCCGGCTTCGACGAGGGGCACCGCGAGGTCGAGGACGCGATCGCGCACACCTGGGGCTATCCGAGCCGGCGGCGGGTGGGAAAGGTGTCGTCGCTCGCGTTCTACGAGCCTTTCGTGGACGCCCTCATGCACGAGCGCCGCATCCACGACTTCCTCGCCGCGCTGGTCTGCCACGGCCTGTTCGAGCGGCATCCAGGTGTCCGCTTCGCCTCCATCGAGAACGGCGGCACGTGGGTTCCGTCGCTGCTGCGGGTCCTGCAGCGCCTGCACAGCCAGAACCCGGGCATGTTCTCCCGCAGCCCGGTCGACCAGTTCCACGAGAACGTGTGGGTCTCCCCGTTCGTCGAGGAGACGGTCGCCGAACTGGCCCGGTCGGTGCCGGTGGAGCGAATCATCTTCGGGTCGGACTGGCCGCATGCCGAGGGCGTCGCCGAGCCGAAGGACTTCCTCGCCAACGTCACCGACTTCTCGGCCGCGGACCAGCGCAGGATCATGGCCGAGAACGCCCGGGAGCTGACCTTCGGATAG
- a CDS encoding AMP-binding protein — protein MYLGSVAREVPDKIAYLVIDGTEAGQVREPVTYRELDERSNRLAQLWWSRGLRPGDVVAVCMENNARYLEVVWAAQRSGLLYTAANYRLTPDELAYMVDDSGARALVVSAATEQSALTLLDRTPSVRVRLAVGADLPGHERYEEAVATFPACPLDTELEGGDMLYSSGTTGRPKGIRSSIAEPAPIGEGGPLPALLRQLYGFGPDTVYLSPAPLYHAAPLRYCVTATRLGGTVVVMERFDPAAFLGAVSEYRATHAQVVPTMFVRLLKMPEEQRLAYDTSSLRYVIHAAAPCPRQVKQAVLDWLGPIVHEYYAGSEGNCYVACSPQDWLAHPGSVGRALLGVPHITDDDGVELGPGQIGTVWFSGGPEFSYHHDPVKTAESHDARGWSTLGDIGYLDEEGFLYLTDRRSYTIITGGVNVYPQEIEDLLVGHPDVLDAAVFGVPDPDLGQRVQAVVQPVPAVVESITGAATAGPAAAITDTAIAAAQDELVDELMRYCREHLVGPKRPRDIDIVTELPRHPTGKLYKRLLVDQYSRNNQASQYDQASQ, from the coding sequence GTGTACCTGGGATCGGTCGCCCGCGAGGTGCCAGACAAGATCGCCTACCTGGTCATCGACGGAACTGAGGCCGGCCAGGTGCGGGAGCCGGTCACCTACCGCGAGCTCGACGAGCGTTCCAACCGGCTCGCCCAGCTGTGGTGGAGCCGCGGGCTGCGACCCGGCGACGTGGTCGCCGTCTGCATGGAGAACAACGCCCGCTACCTCGAGGTGGTCTGGGCGGCGCAGCGCTCCGGCCTGTTGTACACCGCCGCCAACTACCGCCTGACTCCCGATGAGCTGGCCTACATGGTGGACGACAGCGGGGCCAGGGCCCTGGTCGTCTCCGCCGCCACCGAGCAGTCGGCGCTCACGCTGCTCGACCGCACACCGTCGGTGCGCGTCCGGCTGGCGGTCGGCGCCGACCTGCCCGGCCACGAGCGCTACGAGGAGGCCGTCGCGACCTTCCCGGCGTGTCCGCTCGACACCGAGCTGGAGGGCGGGGACATGCTTTACAGCTCGGGGACGACCGGGCGTCCGAAGGGCATCCGGTCGTCGATCGCCGAGCCGGCGCCGATCGGTGAGGGCGGGCCGTTGCCCGCGCTGCTGCGGCAGCTCTACGGGTTCGGGCCGGACACGGTCTACCTGTCGCCGGCACCGCTCTACCACGCGGCCCCGCTGCGGTACTGCGTGACCGCGACCCGGCTCGGCGGCACCGTCGTCGTGATGGAGCGGTTCGACCCCGCGGCGTTCCTCGGCGCGGTCAGCGAGTACCGGGCCACCCACGCCCAGGTGGTGCCGACGATGTTCGTTCGGCTGTTGAAGATGCCCGAGGAGCAGCGCCTCGCCTACGACACGTCCAGCCTGCGGTATGTGATCCACGCGGCGGCGCCGTGCCCGCGCCAGGTCAAGCAGGCCGTCCTCGACTGGCTGGGGCCGATCGTCCACGAGTACTACGCGGGCTCGGAAGGTAACTGTTATGTGGCCTGCTCACCGCAGGACTGGCTGGCGCATCCCGGTTCGGTCGGCCGGGCGCTGCTCGGTGTCCCGCACATCACCGACGACGACGGCGTCGAGCTCGGCCCCGGCCAGATCGGCACGGTCTGGTTCTCCGGGGGTCCCGAGTTCAGCTACCACCATGATCCGGTGAAGACTGCCGAGTCGCACGATGCCCGCGGCTGGTCGACCCTCGGCGACATCGGCTATCTGGACGAGGAGGGCTTCCTCTACCTCACCGACCGCAGGTCCTACACGATCATCACCGGTGGGGTGAACGTCTACCCGCAGGAGATCGAGGATCTGCTGGTGGGGCATCCGGACGTCCTCGACGCCGCCGTGTTCGGCGTACCCGACCCGGATCTGGGTCAGCGCGTGCAGGCCGTCGTGCAGCCCGTGCCGGCCGTCGTCGAGAGCATCACCGGAGCCGCCACCGCGGGTCCTGCCGCGGCCATCACCGACACCGCCATCGCAGCGGCGCAGGACGAGCTGGTCGACGAGCTGATGCGCTACTGCCGTGAGCACCTCGTCGGCCCGAAGCGGCCGAGGGACATCGATATCGTGACCGAGCTGCCCCGGCATCCCACCGGCAAGCTCTACAAGCGGCTACTTGTAGACCAGTACAGCAGGAACAACCAGGCCAGCCAGTACGACCAGGCCAGCCAGTAG